One genomic region from Mesorhizobium terrae encodes:
- a CDS encoding PadR family transcriptional regulator, with protein MHRHHSFSERAEQAFWHMAGRFGGGRGGHGPFGHGRRGHGGPGDVLRAGRMFGDGDLKLIVLSLLADAPRHGYDIIRALEERSSGIYSPSPGVIYPTLTFLEEASYAVSSADGAKKVFSITEAGAAHLGENRDMVERALDHLERVGAKMAKAREWFGWDDDRERHGRDDRRNPELRLLRRRLRAALAEVIEAPADKQAEAASILKDAAEALEALVKR; from the coding sequence ATGCACAGACATCATTCATTCAGCGAACGTGCCGAGCAGGCATTCTGGCATATGGCCGGTCGTTTCGGCGGCGGGCGTGGCGGCCATGGTCCATTCGGCCACGGCCGGCGCGGCCATGGCGGACCGGGCGACGTGCTGCGCGCCGGCCGCATGTTCGGCGACGGCGATCTCAAGTTGATCGTGCTTTCGCTGCTCGCCGACGCGCCGCGCCACGGCTACGACATCATCCGGGCGCTGGAAGAGCGTTCCAGCGGCATCTACAGCCCGAGCCCGGGCGTGATCTACCCGACGCTGACTTTCCTGGAAGAGGCCAGCTATGCCGTCTCGTCCGCCGACGGCGCCAAGAAGGTGTTTTCCATCACCGAGGCCGGCGCGGCGCATCTCGGCGAAAACCGCGACATGGTGGAGCGCGCGCTCGATCATCTCGAGCGGGTCGGCGCCAAGATGGCCAAGGCCCGCGAATGGTTCGGCTGGGACGACGACCGCGAGCGGCATGGCCGCGACGACCGCCGCAATCCCGAACTGCGCCTGCTGCGTCGCCGCCTGCGCGCGGCCCTGGCTGAAGTCATCGAGGCGCCGGCCGACAAGCAGGCCGAGGCCGCCAGTATCCTGAAGGATGCCGCCGAGGCACTGGAGGCGCTGGTGAAGCGCTAA
- a CDS encoding N-acyl homoserine lactonase family protein: MIFKTFMLAAAFSGTAAIADAAPQIELWRLDCGRIAVNDLSIFSDTFAYAGQKKTLTDSCYLIRHDGDYMLWDTGLPAALLGKPMAADQALAPTLDRTLPDQLRQIGVQPEAIARVGISHYHFDHLGQAADFPKARLMIGKADFEALKTNPPPFGAMPDLAAPWLSGGAPVDAVEGDKDVFGDGSIVMLSAPGHTPGSHALLVRLAKNGPVLLTGDVAHFEKQFETGGVPPFNTDRADSLASMARLQSMAKTLGATLVVQHDADDIAKLAAFPASAK, translated from the coding sequence ATGATTTTCAAAACCTTCATGCTCGCCGCCGCATTTTCAGGCACGGCAGCGATCGCCGATGCCGCCCCGCAAATCGAACTGTGGCGCCTGGACTGCGGCCGCATCGCGGTCAACGACCTCAGCATCTTCTCAGACACCTTCGCTTATGCCGGCCAGAAGAAGACACTGACCGACAGCTGCTATCTCATTCGCCACGACGGCGATTACATGCTGTGGGACACCGGCCTGCCGGCTGCCCTGCTCGGCAAGCCGATGGCGGCCGACCAAGCGCTGGCGCCGACGCTCGATCGCACCCTGCCGGACCAGCTGAGGCAAATCGGCGTCCAGCCGGAGGCCATCGCCCGGGTCGGCATCAGCCACTATCATTTCGATCATCTTGGCCAGGCCGCCGATTTCCCGAAGGCACGCCTGATGATCGGCAAGGCCGACTTCGAAGCGCTGAAGACCAACCCGCCGCCCTTCGGCGCCATGCCGGACCTTGCGGCGCCGTGGCTGAGCGGCGGCGCCCCGGTGGACGCGGTCGAAGGCGACAAGGATGTCTTCGGCGATGGCTCCATCGTCATGCTGTCCGCTCCCGGCCACACGCCCGGCAGCCACGCATTGCTGGTGCGGCTGGCCAAGAATGGGCCGGTGCTGCTCACCGGCGACGTCGCTCATTTCGAGAAGCAGTTCGAAACCGGTGGCGTGCCGCCCTTCAACACCGACCGCGCCGACAGCCTCGCCTCGATGGCGCGGCTGCAGTCGATGGCCAAAACCCTCGGCGCCACCCTCGTCGTCCAGCACGACGCGGACGACATCGCCAAACTGGCGGCCTTCCCGGCCAGCGCGAAATAG
- a CDS encoding HlyU family transcriptional regulator, whose protein sequence is MSFLKRLFGGGASEPEASGKGKVAKEIEHKGFVIAATPYKSDGGQYQTCGVISKEIDGVVKEHRFIRADRFAGLDDAVDISLKKGIQLVDEQGERIFG, encoded by the coding sequence ATGTCCTTTCTGAAACGTCTTTTCGGTGGCGGCGCCAGCGAGCCGGAGGCATCGGGCAAGGGCAAGGTGGCGAAGGAGATCGAGCACAAGGGCTTTGTCATTGCCGCGACGCCCTACAAGTCCGATGGCGGCCAGTACCAGACCTGCGGCGTCATCTCCAAGGAGATCGACGGCGTGGTCAAGGAACACCGCTTCATTCGCGCCGACCGTTTCGCCGGGCTCGACGACGCCGTCGACATCTCGCTGAAGAAAGGCATTCAGCTGGTCGACGAGCAGGGCGAGCGCATTTTCGGTTAG
- a CDS encoding inverse autotransporter beta-barrel domain-containing protein, translating into MTFPKLFAAALITGTALSSHALAQVQQPILQFDGNLAYGRGSGGIGLFVPFLFDGGANGAFFDASGSFVEGSARQGSFGLGFRHRAANDWVYGAYGYFDTFNSDHGHSFNQLSFGAEALGPLYEARANVYLPLTDEKAIASLSRAFIAGDELKFRAGGEIARGGFDAEAGLRLPVFPQDIAAQIKVFGGTYWYDGKGAIDDTLGVRARAELSFAGLPGVSGSTLALGASVSYDKEDRTEFALTARLRVPLGGSSRTGQAAFDPMFQQVERADFLRTYAGATGAVETAEFVANGRTIGKVVAVSAATGDARAINAALAAAGGNALVLASGDIALGQTMQLGTGQYMLGGGGVIGVRGTTSRFEAAFRNDGAATRLAGSNPLANVVAMASGATIEHLAISGGLAGIASNGATGITVRDVEISRTAGDGIRLDNVSGALIEKTKIRDLTICNSNTDCEFAVGDPNRAPYAAISALGTSGLTIRDTVIDSVTYGIFAGSRIDDSGWPPVITHAATGIKLDNVAISKSRREGVLLVAANDVAMNKVTVDNSAQGLDMDLVVLQGTSNVAITDMTLKGGINGLMLVTASTLPEEARTTNVRVNGLTVDDTRNAGIFLNPVSDIHFRDVTITNAGTYGAFIYGSDWDFLGGPVKNVTFDKLRVENAAKAGLYFMGPAVDIGGDVTVKGTPRNCLVSSFGSYVNGSLTQPPGTALTLNGRELNGGNFKANCL; encoded by the coding sequence ATGACATTTCCAAAGCTTTTCGCAGCGGCGCTGATCACCGGCACCGCCCTCTCCAGTCATGCCCTCGCGCAGGTGCAGCAGCCGATCCTCCAGTTCGACGGCAATCTCGCCTATGGCCGGGGCAGCGGCGGCATCGGTCTTTTCGTGCCCTTCCTGTTCGACGGCGGCGCCAACGGCGCTTTCTTCGATGCCAGCGGCTCCTTCGTCGAAGGCTCCGCCCGCCAGGGCTCGTTCGGTCTCGGCTTCCGCCATCGCGCGGCCAACGACTGGGTCTATGGCGCCTATGGTTATTTCGACACCTTCAACAGCGACCATGGCCACAGCTTCAACCAGCTCTCCTTTGGCGCCGAGGCGCTCGGCCCGCTCTATGAGGCGCGCGCCAATGTCTATCTGCCGCTGACCGACGAAAAGGCTATCGCAAGTCTCAGCCGCGCCTTCATCGCCGGCGACGAGCTGAAATTCCGCGCCGGCGGCGAAATCGCCCGCGGCGGCTTCGATGCCGAGGCCGGCCTGCGCCTGCCGGTGTTTCCGCAAGACATTGCGGCGCAGATAAAGGTGTTCGGCGGCACCTACTGGTATGACGGCAAGGGCGCCATCGACGATACGCTCGGCGTCAGGGCGCGCGCGGAATTGAGCTTTGCCGGCCTGCCCGGCGTTTCCGGTTCCACTCTGGCGCTCGGCGCCTCCGTCTCCTACGATAAGGAAGACCGCACGGAGTTTGCCCTCACCGCCCGCCTGCGCGTGCCGCTCGGCGGTTCGAGCCGCACCGGCCAGGCGGCCTTCGACCCGATGTTCCAGCAGGTCGAGCGCGCTGATTTCCTCCGCACCTATGCCGGCGCCACCGGAGCGGTCGAGACGGCCGAATTCGTCGCCAACGGCCGCACGATCGGCAAGGTGGTCGCCGTCTCCGCCGCCACCGGCGATGCCAGGGCCATCAATGCAGCGCTCGCCGCCGCCGGCGGCAATGCGCTGGTTCTGGCCAGCGGCGACATCGCGCTCGGCCAGACGATGCAGCTCGGCACCGGGCAATATATGCTCGGCGGTGGCGGCGTCATCGGCGTGCGCGGCACGACCAGCCGCTTCGAGGCCGCCTTCCGCAATGACGGCGCGGCAACGCGCCTGGCCGGCAGCAACCCGCTCGCCAATGTCGTCGCCATGGCCTCCGGCGCCACCATCGAGCATCTGGCGATCAGCGGCGGCCTTGCCGGCATCGCCAGCAACGGCGCCACCGGCATCACCGTTCGCGACGTCGAGATCAGCCGCACGGCCGGCGACGGCATCCGCCTCGACAATGTCAGCGGCGCGCTGATCGAAAAGACCAAAATCCGCGATCTCACCATCTGCAACAGCAACACCGATTGCGAATTCGCCGTCGGCGATCCCAACCGCGCGCCCTATGCCGCCATCAGCGCGCTCGGCACCAGCGGGCTCACCATACGCGACACCGTCATCGACAGCGTCACCTACGGCATCTTCGCCGGCAGCCGCATCGACGACAGCGGTTGGCCGCCCGTCATCACCCATGCCGCCACCGGCATCAAGCTCGACAACGTCGCCATCTCCAAGTCGCGGCGCGAGGGCGTGTTGCTGGTCGCCGCCAACGACGTCGCCATGAACAAGGTCACCGTCGACAATTCCGCGCAGGGGCTCGACATGGATCTGGTCGTTTTGCAGGGCACCTCCAACGTCGCCATCACCGATATGACGCTGAAGGGCGGCATCAACGGCCTGATGCTGGTCACCGCCTCGACCTTGCCGGAGGAGGCAAGGACCACCAATGTCCGCGTCAACGGGCTGACGGTCGACGACACCCGCAATGCCGGCATCTTCCTCAACCCGGTCTCCGACATCCATTTCAGGGATGTGACGATCACCAATGCCGGCACCTACGGCGCCTTCATCTATGGCAGCGACTGGGATTTCCTCGGCGGTCCGGTCAAGAACGTCACCTTCGACAAGCTGCGCGTCGAAAACGCCGCCAAGGCCGGCCTCTATTTCATGGGTCCGGCGGTCGATATCGGCGGCGACGTGACGGTCAAGGGCACGCCGCGCAACTGCCTGGTGTCGAGCTTCGGTTCCTACGTCAACGGCTCGCTCACCCAGCCACCCGGAACCGCGCTCACGCTCAACGGACGCGAACTCAACGGCGGCAACTTCAAGGCCAATTGCCTCTGA
- a CDS encoding DUF930 domain-containing protein, with the protein MRAPPIAIEPVALAASAGRGFGRAPAIAVPPDRADLPLGVGASFLLHLLLLTVLALLPTPPALKPLPIESIKVDFVPPPPGPAPASEPVPAAKSETAPNAPAQQPAIPTPPPAPAPQPMIWVEKFYSARVLADPRSRGARRALPLLAPQERIIQLCDIEALAQVRQQRADFQPDLVVPYAMAEVKLAGGAMEAKGGAVRSKRHWYELKFNCTVAPDLKTVVAFEFLLGKEIPRDQWASHDLTLDDGPAD; encoded by the coding sequence TTGCGCGCTCCGCCCATCGCCATCGAACCGGTAGCCCTTGCCGCGAGCGCTGGCCGCGGCTTCGGCCGTGCGCCGGCAATTGCGGTGCCACCGGATCGCGCCGACCTGCCGCTCGGTGTCGGCGCGTCCTTCCTCCTGCATCTCCTGTTGCTGACGGTACTCGCCTTGTTGCCGACGCCGCCTGCGCTCAAGCCATTGCCGATCGAAAGTATCAAAGTCGATTTCGTGCCGCCGCCGCCTGGACCCGCGCCAGCGAGCGAGCCTGTTCCGGCCGCAAAATCCGAGACGGCACCCAACGCGCCAGCGCAGCAACCGGCTATCCCCACCCCGCCGCCGGCGCCCGCCCCGCAACCGATGATCTGGGTCGAAAAATTCTATTCCGCCCGTGTGCTTGCCGATCCCCGCAGCCGCGGCGCGCGCCGCGCCTTGCCGCTTCTGGCGCCACAGGAACGCATCATCCAGCTCTGTGACATCGAGGCACTCGCGCAGGTGCGCCAGCAGCGGGCCGATTTCCAACCCGATCTCGTCGTCCCCTATGCCATGGCCGAGGTGAAACTTGCCGGCGGGGCGATGGAAGCCAAGGGCGGCGCGGTGCGCAGCAAGCGCCATTGGTACGAACTGAAATTCAATTGCACCGTCGCGCCGGATCTCAAGACCGTCGTCGCCTTCGAATTCCTGCTCGGCAAGGAGATCCCGCGCGACCAGTGGGCAAGCCACGACCTGACACTCGACGACGGGCCGGCCGATTGA
- a CDS encoding LysE family translocator, protein MSPEFLITTLIIVASPGTGVVYTLAAGLSRGGRASVLAAFACTLGIVPHLIAALTGLAALLHASAVAFEIVKYAGVAYLLYMAWQSLREHGTLKIEAKPDARSARQVLVDGILINLLNPKLSIFFVAFLPQFIAPTEPNVLLRMLELSGVFMAATFIIFAIYGLCAASVRDRIVGSPRVMTWLRRSFAAAFVALGAKLALTER, encoded by the coding sequence GTGTCGCCGGAATTCCTGATCACCACCTTGATCATCGTCGCGTCGCCGGGCACCGGCGTCGTCTATACGCTTGCCGCCGGGCTGTCGCGCGGCGGGCGCGCCAGCGTGCTGGCCGCCTTTGCCTGTACGCTGGGCATCGTGCCGCATCTGATCGCCGCGCTGACCGGCCTGGCGGCGCTGCTGCATGCCAGCGCGGTTGCTTTCGAGATCGTCAAATATGCGGGCGTCGCCTATCTGCTCTACATGGCCTGGCAGAGCCTGCGCGAACATGGCACGCTGAAGATCGAGGCCAAGCCCGATGCGCGCAGCGCGCGCCAGGTGTTGGTCGACGGCATCCTGATCAACCTGCTCAACCCAAAACTGTCGATCTTCTTCGTCGCCTTCCTGCCGCAGTTCATCGCGCCGACGGAACCGAATGTGCTGTTGCGCATGCTGGAACTGTCGGGTGTGTTCATGGCGGCCACCTTCATCATCTTCGCCATCTACGGCCTGTGCGCGGCTTCGGTGCGCGACCGGATCGTCGGCAGCCCGCGGGTGATGACCTGGCTGAGGCGCAGCTTCGCCGCCGCCTTCGTGGCGCTGGGCGCGAAACTGGCGCTGACCGAGCGCTGA
- a CDS encoding helix-turn-helix transcriptional regulator produces the protein MNDTPRRNLAERLLKALRPLALDPARPRKQPGMHPHGRQLFSYCCFTSERLARVINEKPIIGIVLSGSKEIWLGDAGQRFEAGDVFVFPHGRAFDVVNVPSETTGIYESLIVEIARIPESVRRLGQPLRAPAAGLDLRVPLTEELADALPHAAVVLAASGHAGALAEHRLAEVLLLLREVPAAAWLFEVSLAEHVAWLIASEPARRWTAEAIGRALGIGASTLRRRLVEDGTSLRAVLADTRMQLAHDILAKGEGNVTAAIGAAGYASRSHFGRQFRGRYGASPSAVRQQGSTE, from the coding sequence ATGAACGACACGCCGCGTCGAAACCTTGCCGAGCGCCTGCTGAAGGCATTGCGGCCGCTTGCGCTCGATCCGGCGCGGCCACGCAAGCAGCCCGGCATGCACCCGCATGGCCGGCAATTGTTCAGCTATTGCTGCTTCACGTCGGAGCGGCTGGCCCGCGTCATCAATGAAAAGCCGATCATCGGCATCGTGCTCAGCGGTTCCAAGGAAATCTGGCTGGGCGATGCCGGGCAGCGCTTCGAGGCCGGCGATGTATTCGTGTTTCCGCACGGACGCGCCTTCGACGTGGTCAATGTGCCGTCGGAAACGACCGGCATCTATGAATCGCTGATCGTCGAGATCGCGCGCATACCCGAATCCGTGCGCCGCCTCGGCCAGCCGCTGCGGGCGCCCGCCGCCGGGCTCGACCTACGCGTGCCGCTGACGGAGGAATTGGCCGACGCACTGCCCCATGCGGCGGTGGTCCTGGCCGCGTCCGGCCACGCTGGCGCCCTGGCCGAACACAGACTGGCCGAAGTGCTGCTTCTGCTGCGCGAGGTGCCGGCGGCGGCATGGCTGTTCGAGGTCTCGCTGGCCGAGCATGTCGCCTGGCTGATCGCCTCCGAACCGGCACGCCGCTGGACGGCGGAAGCGATCGGCCGCGCGCTTGGCATAGGTGCCTCGACGCTGCGGCGTCGGCTTGTCGAGGATGGCACGTCGCTGAGGGCGGTGCTGGCCGACACGCGCATGCAGCTTGCCCACGACATCCTGGCCAAAGGCGAGGGCAACGTCACCGCCGCCATCGGCGCTGCGGGCTATGCCTCGCGCTCGCATTTCGGCCGTCAGTTCCGCGGCCGCTATGGCGCTTCGCCGAGCGCGGTGCGCCAGCAAGGTTCAACCGAATAG
- the dnaG gene encoding DNA primase, giving the protein MRFPPTFLDEIRDRVPISSLIGMRVSWDRKKTNAPRGDFWACCPFHGEKSPSFHCEDKKGRYHCFGCGVSGDHFRFLTELDGLSFPEAVERVADMAGVPMPARDEQAERRDRQRASLTDVMEMATAFFQERLQGSEGAKARAYLRDRGLTPATQQSFRLGYAPDSRNALKEFLASKGVDKAQIEACGLVVFGDDIPVSYDRFRDRIMFPIPDSRGKIIAFGGRAMSADVSAKYLNSPETELFHKGNVLYNFARARKAVARGGTVIAVEGYMDVIALAQAGFENAVAPLGTALTENQMELLWRLSGEPMLCFDGDAAGLKAAWRAADLILPSIQAGRTARFALLPEGKDPDDLVKADGPDAFRAVLAEARPLAELIWMRETAGGVFETPERRAELEKTLREITSRIRDESVRYHYQQDMRERVLTFFGQRARPQRQGERGKGGGRQGGDKQGGQWSRGGQAQGRSPITESLGRSAIVKRTGELMSVREATVVVALVNHPALIDENFEHVEFLDLANSDLRRLHAALLDALAHEQANDRVAIIAMIERTGCADVWERAVALIRRTRQWPALENAAIEDARDAFNQVLHLHRSQRTLHRELKQAEAALASDPTEENYRHLVEIQAQFRDVQATEALIEGFGVSSGRAGRA; this is encoded by the coding sequence ATGCGCTTCCCGCCAACCTTTCTCGACGAGATACGAGACCGCGTTCCGATCTCCTCGCTGATCGGCATGCGCGTGTCGTGGGACAGGAAGAAGACCAACGCGCCGCGCGGCGATTTTTGGGCGTGCTGCCCGTTTCATGGTGAAAAATCGCCGTCGTTCCACTGCGAGGACAAGAAGGGCCGCTACCATTGCTTCGGCTGCGGCGTTTCGGGCGATCATTTCCGTTTCCTGACCGAACTCGACGGCCTGAGCTTTCCAGAGGCGGTCGAACGCGTCGCCGACATGGCCGGCGTGCCGATGCCGGCGCGCGACGAGCAGGCGGAGCGACGCGACAGGCAGCGCGCCAGCCTGACCGACGTCATGGAAATGGCGACTGCCTTTTTCCAGGAGCGGCTGCAAGGCTCGGAAGGGGCCAAGGCGCGCGCCTATTTGCGCGACCGCGGGCTGACGCCGGCGACGCAGCAGAGCTTCCGGCTGGGCTATGCGCCCGACAGCCGCAACGCGCTGAAGGAATTCCTGGCCTCCAAAGGGGTCGACAAGGCGCAGATCGAAGCCTGCGGCCTGGTGGTGTTCGGCGACGATATCCCGGTCTCCTATGACCGGTTCCGCGACCGCATCATGTTCCCGATCCCGGATTCGCGCGGCAAGATCATCGCTTTCGGCGGGCGCGCCATGTCGGCCGATGTCTCGGCCAAATATCTGAACTCGCCCGAGACCGAACTCTTCCACAAGGGCAATGTGCTCTACAATTTCGCCCGTGCCCGCAAGGCGGTGGCGCGCGGCGGCACGGTCATCGCCGTCGAAGGCTATATGGACGTCATCGCGCTGGCGCAGGCCGGCTTCGAGAACGCCGTGGCGCCGCTGGGCACCGCGCTGACCGAAAATCAGATGGAACTTCTGTGGCGCCTGTCGGGCGAACCGATGCTGTGCTTCGACGGCGACGCCGCCGGCCTGAAGGCGGCGTGGCGGGCGGCCGATCTCATCCTGCCTTCGATCCAGGCTGGCCGCACGGCGCGCTTTGCGCTGCTGCCCGAGGGCAAGGACCCCGACGATCTGGTCAAGGCCGACGGTCCGGACGCCTTCCGCGCGGTGCTGGCCGAAGCGCGGCCGCTGGCCGAGCTGATCTGGATGCGCGAGACAGCGGGCGGGGTGTTCGAGACGCCCGAGCGGCGGGCGGAACTGGAAAAGACGCTGCGCGAGATCACCAGCCGCATCCGCGACGAAAGCGTGCGCTATCACTACCAGCAAGACATGCGCGAGCGCGTCCTGACCTTCTTCGGCCAGCGCGCCAGGCCACAGCGCCAGGGCGAACGCGGAAAAGGTGGAGGCAGGCAGGGCGGCGACAAGCAGGGTGGCCAATGGTCACGCGGCGGCCAGGCTCAAGGGCGCAGTCCGATCACCGAAAGCCTCGGCCGTTCGGCGATCGTCAAGCGCACTGGCGAGCTGATGTCGGTGCGCGAGGCAACGGTGGTGGTGGCGCTCGTCAACCATCCGGCGCTGATCGACGAGAATTTCGAGCATGTCGAATTCCTCGACCTCGCCAACAGCGATCTGCGCCGGCTGCACGCCGCGCTGCTCGATGCGCTGGCTCACGAACAGGCCAACGATCGCGTGGCCATCATCGCCATGATCGAGCGTACAGGCTGCGCGGATGTGTGGGAGCGCGCGGTGGCGCTGATTCGTCGCACGCGGCAGTGGCCGGCGCTGGAGAACGCCGCGATCGAGGATGCCCGCGACGCTTTCAACCAGGTGCTGCACTTGCACCGCAGCCAACGCACCTTACATAGGGAGCTGAAGCAGGCCGAGGCCGCACTTGCCAGCGATCCAACGGAAGAGAATTACCGGCACCTGGTCGAAATCCAGGCGCAGTTTCGCGACGTGCAGGCCACGGAAGCTTTGATCGAAGGGTTCGGCGTTTCCTCCGGCAGGGCCGGTCGAGCGTGA
- the rpoD gene encoding RNA polymerase sigma factor RpoD has translation MATKEKEEVETEREGTTDGPLLDLSDDAVKKMIKAAKKRGYVTMDELNSVLPSEEVTSEQIEDTMAMLSDMGINVVEDDEQGEEAEAAEGDAEEDANELAEQTGTAVAATPTKKEPTDRTDDPVRMYLREMGSVELLSREGEIAIAKRIEAGRETMIAGLCESPLTFQAIIIWRDELNEAKILLREIIDLEATYAGPEGKQAPVVERIEEDNKPKDEPKAGRRRGDDEDDITNVGGDTRGLEEDEEDEDEASLSLAAMEAELRPQVMETLDVIADTYKKLRKLQDQQVENRLAAAGTLSPSQDRRLKELKDQLITAVKSLSLNTARIEALVEQLYDINKRLVQNEGKLLRLAESYGVRREEFLREYQGSELDPNWTRSIANLTTRGWKEFTKNEKDAIGDLRAEIQNLATETAISILEFRKIVNQVQKGEREAAIAKKEMVEANLRLVISIAKKYTNRGLQFLDLIQEGNIGLMKAVDKFEYRRGYKFSTYATWWIRQAITRSIADQARTIRIPVHMIETINKIVRTSRQMLHEIGREPTPEELAEKLAMPLEKVRKVLKIAKEPISLETPVGDEEDSHLGDFIEDKGAILPIDAAIQANLRETTTRVLASLTPREERVLRMRFGIGMNTDHTLEEVGQQFSVTRERIRQIEAKALRKLKHPSRSRKLRSFLDS, from the coding sequence ATGGCGACTAAGGAAAAGGAAGAGGTCGAAACCGAACGCGAGGGCACGACCGATGGCCCGCTGCTCGACCTCTCCGATGATGCTGTCAAGAAGATGATCAAGGCCGCCAAGAAGCGCGGCTACGTCACCATGGACGAACTGAATTCGGTGCTGCCTTCGGAGGAAGTGACCTCCGAGCAGATCGAAGACACGATGGCCATGCTTTCCGACATGGGCATCAACGTGGTCGAGGACGACGAGCAGGGCGAAGAAGCCGAGGCCGCCGAAGGCGATGCCGAGGAAGATGCCAACGAGCTTGCCGAACAGACCGGCACGGCCGTTGCCGCCACCCCGACCAAGAAAGAGCCGACCGACCGTACCGACGATCCGGTGCGCATGTATCTGCGCGAGATGGGTTCGGTGGAGCTATTGTCGCGCGAGGGCGAAATCGCCATCGCCAAGCGCATCGAGGCCGGCCGCGAGACGATGATCGCGGGCCTTTGCGAAAGCCCGCTGACCTTCCAGGCCATCATCATCTGGCGCGACGAACTCAACGAAGCCAAGATCCTGCTGCGCGAGATCATCGATCTCGAAGCCACCTATGCCGGCCCCGAGGGCAAGCAGGCACCGGTGGTGGAGCGCATCGAGGAAGACAACAAGCCGAAGGACGAGCCCAAGGCAGGGCGCCGCCGCGGCGACGACGAAGACGACATCACCAATGTCGGCGGCGATACCCGCGGCCTCGAAGAGGACGAGGAAGACGAGGACGAGGCGAGCCTGTCGCTGGCGGCGATGGAAGCCGAGCTGCGTCCGCAGGTGATGGAGACGCTCGACGTCATCGCCGACACCTACAAGAAGCTGCGCAAGCTGCAGGACCAGCAGGTCGAGAACCGTCTCGCCGCCGCCGGCACGCTTTCGCCGAGCCAGGACCGCCGGCTGAAGGAGCTGAAGGACCAGCTGATCACGGCGGTGAAGTCGCTGTCGCTCAACACCGCCCGCATCGAGGCGCTGGTCGAGCAGCTCTACGACATCAACAAGCGCCTGGTGCAGAATGAAGGCAAGCTGTTGCGCCTGGCCGAAAGCTATGGCGTGCGCCGCGAGGAGTTCCTGCGCGAATACCAGGGTTCGGAACTCGACCCGAACTGGACCCGTTCGATCGCCAATCTGACGACGCGCGGCTGGAAGGAATTCACCAAGAACGAGAAGGACGCCATCGGCGACCTGCGCGCCGAAATCCAGAACCTCGCCACCGAGACGGCGATCTCGATCCTGGAATTCCGCAAGATCGTCAACCAGGTGCAGAAGGGCGAGCGCGAAGCGGCGATCGCCAAGAAGGAAATGGTCGAGGCCAATCTGCGCCTCGTCATCTCCATCGCCAAGAAATACACCAATCGCGGCCTGCAGTTCCTGGATCTGATCCAGGAAGGCAATATCGGCCTGATGAAGGCGGTCGACAAATTCGAATACCGCCGTGGCTACAAGTTCTCCACCTACGCCACGTGGTGGATCAGGCAGGCGATCACCCGTTCGATCGCCGACCAGGCCCGCACGATCCGTATTCCGGTGCACATGATCGAGACGATCAACAAGATCGTGCGCACCTCGCGCCAGATGCTGCACGAGATCGGCCGCGAGCCGACGCCGGAAGAACTGGCCGAAAAGCTCGCCATGCCGCTGGAAAAGGTGCGCAAGGTGCTGAAGATCGCCAAGGAGCCGATCTCGCTCGAAACGCCGGTCGGCGACGAGGAGGATTCGCACCTCGGCGATTTCATCGAGGACAAGGGCGCGATCCTGCCGATCGACGCCGCGATCCAGGCGAACCTGCGCGAGACGACGACGCGCGTGCTGGCTTCGCTGACGCCACGCGAGGAGCGCGTGCTGCGGATGCGCTTCGGCATCGGCATGAACACCGACCACACGCTGGAAGAAGTCGGCCAGCAGTTCTCGGTGACACGCGAACGTATCCGCCAGATCGAGGCCAAGGCGCTGCGCAAGCTCAAGCACCCGAGCCGGTCGCGCAAGCTCAGAAGCTTCCTCGACAGCTAA
- a CDS encoding putative hemolysin has product MNYIARTLACLAVLVPGMTGPVAAGTMPKTTTLANPASVHCGKLGGRLKIKKDAAGNQTGYCYLPNGSVCEEWALFRDKKCVPPKR; this is encoded by the coding sequence ATGAACTACATTGCGAGGACGCTTGCCTGTCTGGCTGTTCTGGTGCCCGGCATGACGGGGCCGGTTGCAGCGGGCACAATGCCAAAGACGACCACCCTGGCCAATCCGGCTTCCGTCCACTGTGGCAAGCTTGGCGGGCGCTTGAAGATCAAGAAAGACGCCGCCGGCAACCAGACCGGCTATTGCTACCTGCCCAATGGCAGCGTGTGCGAGGAATGGGCACTGTTCCGCGACAAGAAGTGCGTGCCGCCGAAACGCTGA